Genomic window (Electrophorus electricus isolate fEleEle1 chromosome 25, fEleEle1.pri, whole genome shotgun sequence):
GGCGTTACTGCATGGACAATTTAACAAACTTACCAGCTGAGGTATTGGTCTGGTAACTGGGGTTCTTGCTGGGCCCCTTCCTCTATTATCAAAGAAATCTTCATCTGCTTAAAGTTGGCCTCAATGTCCCTCTTTATACTAGACAGTGGCAGTATGTCTTTGAGACAGCTGAGCACTTGCTGCAACAAAACATACGGTATGCAAATATGGCCCATGAAGTGCAAACGATAAATACAACATCCTGACCTTACTGGAAACCTGACCTGTGCATATGgcataaaaatattaataaagtgaTACATAACGAAGAGCTTATTACTACAAGCACAGCATTGTATTCAAGAAAAATAATGTGACAAACGGAAATCAGCATGTAATGTGAGCAGACTAATAAAACTCATGGGAACTGGCTGTTTGAGCTACAAGTGTACAGCTGAACTCACGTATATAACAGCAAGCTGATGGGGGATGTATTTGTGGCTTCCTAAGTGTTTCACGTCGTCCTCCAGCTGCTGACTCAGAACCAGCAACTGATTCAGCCTCCCGAGGTGAGGGAGATACCCTGCAGCCACGACCACAGTAGGTAACCAAGCCTCAGGACACGGCACAAAGCCCCATGTGTGTTTTTCAATTTCCTCTCTAGATGCCCGAGCTAAAGCAGCCCCTTACCGTCCAGCGGTGGCGTCTCCAGCATGTCCACGGGGCTGCCGTGGATGATGTAAACCTCTACTCGAGGGAACATGACAGATAGTCCAGCGATGTCCAGATAGTCCTGATGGAAAAGGGGATTTAGTCCAAATAGTTTACAGCAAAGTGGAACATTCACACGTTCAGCAATTATTAGAAGGGTTTATGTGACTAATTCTGCTACCTCCAGGAGGGGTGCCGGTTTAGGCAGGTGTTCGAGGTTTTGGTTCATCTGATCTATAATTTCAGCTCCTGTGTTCACAGAATCAGGAATACAGCACATTTGCAGTCAGACATATTTATAAGATGCAATACCAATATTTCTATAAGCTACCAATCACAggattacacacacaattatttgtATGAAGATTACCTTGTTTTTGAAAAGAATCTGATTCTTCAGGACTCCTGTCCTGCTTTAGCTGCCCCTGAAACTAACACAGGTAGGTTAGACTGTGGCAACTGGGCTGCTATTGTCTGAATCAGACACGATTCTGTTTTACCTGGTAGACCTGAGCCCTTATGAGGAGGTCCATCTGACTGCAAAGACAGAGCATCTCCAGTGCCACCTGCTCAGGGCTCAGGTGGATCGGCATCAGGGGCTTTTTCACGTATAGTtcaactggacacacacacaaaaaaaagaaatatgctCAGGTGAGCCACCTCAACGATACCTGCAATTTTACAATCGAACTTCTTAAGTGAGGGACGTCATCAAACGatgtatattaattaatatattaccTATTTAATCTCGCGCCATAAGCTCTGCAGACAGAAATCAAAACGCAACTAAGAGAGATGAACACGTACCTTTGAAATGATCATTGTAACCACATGGCTGGCAAAGTGGTTCCGTTAAACTGACAGCTGCCATGCTTGGAGCTGCGACACGACCCGGCTGCAGCGTTTTGTTCTATTTATAAGGGATTCTTAAGCGCATCCCTCGAATGCAAACGCCTTCCGCGGCTATGATCTGTTCGACGgatttttaattcattaattaatttattttttgctctctACGCCAAACGTATCCTTTTCCCAATATAACCTATTTCCCACAACAGCCTACTTTTAGTGGGATTTTATGTCAGCCTCATCCGATCCGTGAATGTCGAAGTCCTGGTCCGTATGACGTAATCACCTAAAAGCGTACAGTTCGGGATTTCCAGTGCAGTTAGGAGAGCTTTGGTCCTCCAAGCACCGTGAACACACCCTTTCCAAACGAAAAAGATACGTAGGTATCATCCGCAAGGCGATTCATGGGGAAATGTGTAATaactatgtttttattattattattattattattattattattattattaataataataataatcatcatcatcatcatcatcatcatcatcatcatcatcatcatcatcataattgtAGTAGTGgtaataaacagtaataaagGTTACATTTTACAAgataacaatttaaaaaattgtaaactGTAACAATAGGCCTAGTAaattaagtacattttatttaactatttttaaataaattatatacattatataaaggAACCCTGAGTAAGGgaggcaaataaaacatttgctgtttttatctAACATGTAAACTAGGCAACATGCAGCAGATAGCCTACTGTAAATTAGCTGGTGTTATTCTTCCAAGTTTTTCCCCCACAGAATTCAGAGTATCTGAGTCTGGTTTGTGAATAAGACAAATGAAGCTCTGTCTATATGTGCAATTATCAAAAGGGATATCTGGAAGATCGCTATCAAATTGTTCGTGGCAAGGGATCCACTGCAGTCTGTGCATCTACAAGGTTTCTAATAAAGGAATATCAGGAATGAgaaaagagggtgtgtgtgcagtcactTGCTCAGTAAGGACATAATGTAGGGTACTGGAGTTGTGGGAAAAAGCCTTTAGGATAGCATATGGTTTTGGTGAGGTTTACCATCTATTAGGAACAAAAGGTACTAATCACCCTGTGAACTTCCACTGCCTGCCTGTACTTTTGATCCCAGCCACTTCATAGCAGTTAACTGTAGAATAAgattaaatttattttagattaatctctaaatgtattttataaaacaaacaaaaacactgtattttCCTTGTGTGTACTGACAGGGTTCTATCTTAATGCTGTCCTGGCCGAATGTACTGTGGGATTTCTTCCGTAGAGACAACAAAAGATTTTTGCAACTGGCTGTGGGGTATTTCAGGCTAAAAGGTTATTTAGCAGCTGTGGGGAAGATGTTGAAGGCAGTTTAACTGATGGGGTAGTTGTGGTCAGGGGCCGTGAGGTAGTTGAGTCCTCTCAGCCCGTTACCCCTTAACACAAATTAAACCATACATCCAAATCATCCTTCATCAACTGCACCTACAGCTAAATAATCCCTCAACCCTAACAGCTAAGTAATCCATCAGCTACCCCACACTCAATCACCCTCTACCAAAATTACCTCCACAGAACCtcaatatatattaaataagcCAAACTGGCATCAAAAACTGTCCCCTGATGTAAATAACCCCTCACCCTCAACTACTCCAACAGCTAAATAACCACTCACCCTCAACTACCTTACAGTCAATTACCTCTTAAAAAGATCCACACAGCCCTAACAACTACCCCATTAGCCTAATGGCCATCAATGACAACAACCTCAACAACTAAATACCCCTCATCCATAAATAACCTATTGCCAATCACCCTATCAACTAAAATTACACCCTCCCAGCCCCTCAACAACTTTTCCAAACTGGCCTTAACAACTAACCCCAGTTAAATAACACCTCAACAACTGCCCCATCAGCCTAACAgcccccaaccacaacacctaAATACTCCCCAGCCTCAACAATACCTTAGCCAACTACCCCTCAACCAAAATTAGCCTCCACAGccaaacaatacatttaaacagtacatttatattatatttaaacagtgtttaacaaCATTTAACAGGATTTACCCAGTTATCAATGTTATTTTTATCTGCTTTGTCAACATAAAGTTGGTTCTCAAACTTTGCCTTTCTAGTTTAAATTGAGATCCCATTTAAAAAACTTAAAAGTTGTAAAtgcttggggttttttttcctaccATCGGAGAAAACAGCTGATGACAGGTGATATACCccaattattatttaattatcaatacttggatttaaaaaacaaaatctccaTGGTACTCTTCATTAGAAAGTCTTTATTTAGACATGGCTGGGGACTAATAGCATTGAAATGTGTATGAACATCAAGGAGagtctttttaatttaatgaagAGTAGCATATAGATTTTCTGCTTCTTAGGATTTTGTAGCCCAAAACACCTCCCGTTTACATGCTCGTTTCCCTTCCAGTAGCCCTCTCCATGTTGAGGTTTTTCTAAGTACTCAAATTTACTTTGAAAAGCTAATATTAATTCTTGGAGACCAGCATCAGAGGACACAACACATATGGCAACAACATATTTAGAAAGTCTGTCACAATCATACAGTATTCAACGAGACAGATTTAATGAAAGAGatcagttattaaaaaaaaaaaaaaaaatttaaatagtgtcataataaacaatacatccTCAATAtccacacagtactgatgatatcttgcattataaaaatgaataaagttttttttccaaaatgctttttttttttttttttttaaggcagacattaaaataaaaataaaaaaacatttacagttgAAGGTCAACAAACCTATTTATCTATTTTGAAACCTTTATTTAGGAAGTGCactcaaacaaaaataaatcatcCTCTCTATGAATTTATAGTCGTATGCATGGTACTCTCAACCAACACGTTTTCAAATGTGCTGTCcttcattcatttacatatgTCATTATATGAAACAGAACCAGTGTCCATCAtattttctctcccttctttgACAGTTTGTACACCTGAAGAAACGTTCATTCGCTTTCGCTGAGAACCATGGCTGTCCATACAGCAAGCCAAGCAAGCTCAGTCCGTAGAAGCCGAACCATGCTCTCTTAAGGCCGTCCACCAGGGTTCAGGGTGAAATTAGCCATGAGTTCATGAACTGAAGCAAATATGGTGCACTCTCCTAAAAGAGAAGATTTCTGCATTACAAACGAACTAACTtatgacagaaacacagatggTGCAACAGAAGCAGGCGCTCGATGAGCCTGGAGCTCAGGGGCTTACCTGGCCGAGCCGGATGGTGCTCGTTAAACCTCCTGAGGATGGAGCTGACCATGAGAGCAGCAGCCCCGGAGGAGCTGTGCTGGCGGGGGATGTCGGCTTGCTGGGTTAGTCCTGTGGCCATGTCATACACAATGGGCACTATGATGCTGATGGGCTCCTGTGGCCCTGCTAGCCGCTGGGTCAGCTGGAGCTGTGGATCAATCATTCGGTTACTCGCGTGTGTCTCTCAGACTACACATGCTACTTCCTGCCTCCTGTGCTGTGAAGCCTGTATGGTTTTACATGAGAAGCGTTCTTACAAAGAAAAGCATCTTGGTCTTCAGCACTACGGCGATGGTTCCTGGAGGAGCGATGGGAGGGGCGCTGGGGGGGATGGTCAGGCAGAACTGCACGTTCCACTTCAGCTGGGCAGCCTGGTCAGGGAACTGCAGGAGCACGGATGAGAAGggttacacatatacacacccacccacccacacacccacccagacccaaatacacccacccactcacccaaattcaaaaatacacccacacacacccacccagactcaaacacacacacacacaacccccttCACCCATGCTTTTACTCACCAACTCGAGCTTCATAATGCGAACGCAGTCTCTGAGAATGTTGGTGGGAGCTCCTAGTAGCTTTGTAAAAGCATTTAGTGTGTTGTACTTGAACGGTGGACCTGCCACCTGAAAACGGAAGAgcataaatacaaaaaacaacaacatttaattcttgtttctgtttattttactgttttaaaatgccttAAACCAAAATTACAGAACATGGAACTGTGACTTGGAATGTGGAACTTCAAAAATGTGTAATACCAAATAAATTAAGttaactttttttgttgttgttgttatagtCTCTGAAGAGGAAAGTCTACAGCTGGCGTTATCTACTGAAAAAGCTGTTCTTTTACCCTTGTCTCAAAGAACTTCTCCAGAACTTGCAGTTCATCTTGTGACCAGGGACCAGTATTCTCTGGTGTGACCTTCAGCTGCAGAGTCTGGTAGCTCTTCGGGTTCAGAGCCACCCTGCACTTCAACACATCGGTCTTGAACATGATGACGCCCGGCTCGTTGGAGTTCACGATGGTGAGCTGAGACAAGGAAGAAGGCCTGGTGGTTAGAGGAGGGCTACGTACAGAGACAAGAACAGATGGAGCAACTTTTCCCACatccagatgaagtgtggtaagGCGATGAAACAAAAATTGTAGAATCAGGGACAATGAAGAGTTGATGTTGTGAATATATGGAAAGAGCCACAGAAAGACAAAGGCCACTCATGGAGGAGTATAACACAGCTGGAACAATTGGCTGGCAAAATGGACCAAGATGAATAATAAAGATCATTAACATGGACTTTATTATCCGTGTTCACCTAAATAACCAGAAATGCAAATTTGTACACTCAACAGGACTGCTGGGGTGATTTCTTATTCTGTTGTTCCACAGAACTTAAAACTGTTCTGGAGCCCAGACGAGACACAGAAACATTCAAAGTGTGGAGAGTTTTCACCCACAGAAGAAAGTACCAGCACAGTGCCACTCAAACAGCAGTCACCTGTCATAGCACcacactgaatgtgtgtgaataaaatgaaatgaaagcatCCATGACATCTCCACTTCCTTGTTGATAGTGCGCAGGAGATGCTAACAGCTAGCCTAACTGATTGATGTTATCCACATTATCAACATATTTTGGaaaacatgtttcatgttttttgtcCCCCCCCCATTTTCAAAGTAGTATATTAGCAGTTCCATAGATGTAGGCTTTAGTACAGTTTAATTTACCTTTAAGTGATGTCCACAATTACCAACAATATACATACAGTTATAGGTCATTTTTCAGTCAAATGCAAGCTCTGCAGGTTATGGTGTAGCATGATGTGTAAACGATTCAAGTCACTAATTGCCAATATATGGATTCGAAATTAAGCCTGGTGATAAAACATCAGGCTACATTTTGCAACAATATAGCTTTTGCACATTCATCTACCTCCTGTTTTATTGGAACCATCATTTTCAAATGCTCCGGTCATGGGCCTACCTTGAGATATTACTTTAATCATATTTTGACACCTATACGCCAAAACAAAAGGGGTTTTCGTCCAATTAACAGGTTACGCAGTGCTGACGGATTGGAGTATAACGAGACGCTCACGTTGGACTCTAGCTGGATGATCCTCTGCAGGTGTCTCCTCATGATAACGGAGCCCAAAAAGCGCTCCAGCGGGGAGCACAGGTAGCTGCCCGCCAGGCCCGGCACCAGACACATGGTGGGAGAGGGTAGCAGCAGCACGTGCAAGGCATTGTGGGTAAGGATGGTGGGAATTGAGGCGGCCCAGGAGCGCTGAGGTAGCTTACGGGGCGGAGGCATGCTGGTCGGCATCACCTGGGAACCTAGGCGTGTGCAAACACATGTCATGGCAACACTGTTCAATACTAATCAATAACCATGATCAGTACGAAACTCCCAACACGTCATCATCGCTGGTGTGACTACTTACTGGGCCCAGCAcgaggagagtgagaggcatCCGGAAtgggggagtggagagaggggtTGCCGGGAGACATGCCGTGGATAcgaggggaggggccagagACCTGTGGAGAGCCAGGCCACGTTCCTGCCCTCTGGCTAGGGGACACCATCGGGTATGGCGAACTGGGGTCCAGAGTGCCTGCAATACAGAGACAGCGCAAGTTGTGCCTTAAATGATCCAACGATTGAACATTCAATTTCATTTTCACAATCGTCGGCTACTGGTGCAAAAATCACAAAGTAAGAGTTAAAAGCACATGATATTTGATATAAACCCTTTACTCTGATTAGGTATTCAGCCAAACCACCACATGGTCTACAATTATATTTTGTCAaatcagtgattttttttaaaaaggtcccAGATTATGCTCAGCAATTCTctcgcgctctcacacacacacacacacacacacacacacacacacacacacacacacaacctttgaCTGAGGTGAAATTCATCACCAAAAAGTGTTTGAACACTGAATTGATCATAGATTTTAACAGTAGTCATTCCAAGCAACTGAAAATCTGTCCAATGTAAACTTGATTAACATTAGATAGAACAGAATTCCTTTGACGCTGTTCAGAATGTGCCTCTGGCCTCCTCGTAACACCACGCATGCATAAACTGTCAGGGGTCAGTAAGGTCTCACTCATTGTACCataagacacaaacaaacaaacagacacacacacacacacacacacacagacacacacagacactcacagacaaaaTTAGTAGTGAAAGGCGAACCACCACCAAACACCCATTCAACCTGGAGATCACACCCAGTCAGGGGCCAACAGTGATGTTAGTAAGAAATTCCCACAGAGTGCCCACAGAGCTCTCcatgcaggaaaaaacaaaaaaaaccaaaaaaccttCCCCTGCTACAGGCAACAGAACCCTCTTACGGAGTCTGCACGGAGCTGCTCCTCAGTCACTCAGGCTGATCGAGGCCACCACCAGGCTCGGGAACCCGGCCCCTCAGGCACTTACCATGTGGGCTGGCAAAGTTGGAGGTCTGGCCCATAGAAATGCCAAGAGAAGAGGGAGACGGGGTGGGCCCGAAGGGCGAGGGGGCCCGCAGAGCTCCGCTAGGGGAATTGGCTGCGTGGATGTTCCCTGCACACAATCAACTGATCAGTGGCCTCATTGGACAGCTGCTGtcgctttctccctctctcccacacacacacacacacacacacacacacacacacacacaataaagccAAAGCAGGACAGCAACTGCAGGCCCCTAGGTTGAGATGGGTGGTCAGGCACATGACAGAGCATACCATGTGCAAGTAGACATGATGACGCGAACACACAGAGGCCAAtgactgcatgcatgcacgcacagagacaGGCTAGCCTGCACACAAGAGGGTTCACTTTCTTTCTGTGCCCTACCGTCATGGTGGAATGCCAAGCAAGGGGCACGTGAAGAGAGCGGAGGCCAGTGGTTCACGTGCGAACCGCGTGACGCGCCAGGCGCACGCCCTACCTGGCGACTGCGTCGGCATCACGGAGGGCGACGGGGCCACGTTGCTGTGGTACGGGGCGGGCGGAGACGTGAGAGGAGGGTAAACCCCTTGGCCTCGGATTGGCTGCTGGGGCTGCACGTGGGGCATGAGTGTATCCATGACGTCCACGCCCACCGGCGAGGGAGGGTTGTCGTCCTCATTAACAGAGCGGCGCCGTGCGTCCTGGTTGCTGTCCACAAACATGTTCAAGAATGCCTGCAGACGACAAGGAAGGTTAAGAATTAATAAGGCAACTTCAAGTGAACAGCTTCAGATCACACAGAATTACTGtgtctaaaaacaaacaaacaaacacccccccccccccggtaaAAATAGACTCCACATGGCAAAAGACAAAATACAACAGCTAACTCCCTGAACAAAACAAGGAGCAAAATGAATGGCAAAGTGACCAAGGACAGAAAGCTCTTTTTAAGAGCTCACCAGGGCCTTGCATTCTACTAGAAATGGTTTGCTTTATAAAAGTAATGGCCTTTTATTTTGTACCTTCAGCCCAGGAGCAGGATAGAAGCCCTCTACAATCTTGGTGTTGTCGAAGAGACTGTAGGCACCGTCACGGATGGCCACTACGCCTCTGCTCCTGCAGTAGATGTCGATGCAGTACATGTTGCGGAAGGCCAGGCGGATGTGGGTGGGCGACTGGGGCAGGATGGAGAAACACTGATAGGCCGTGTTAGTCCTCTGGGTCAGGCCCAGCATGGGCACAGTGGGCAACTTGTTGATGGCATTCAAAGGGGCCTGTGTGTCTGACAGCACCTGTGAAACATGAAGAGAGAACATGATCTGGAATTAATACCATCTTAATGAACTCTATTAGGGTGCAACTTTTTTTAATACCGCCAGTGATCGATGAAACTGACAGTACTGTAGAGTTAACGGTACAAACTGATTAGGCTCTCCAACTGCAGACCACATAAAACTACAAATCCCAAAAGGATTTCCAGTATGGACCTGTAGAAGCTGCACCACATTGGGGGTTTTGTTGAACATCTCCTGCAGCTGGTGAAGAATGATATTGTGGCAGTTGCTGCACCCCGAGTTAGGCCCAACCGTGCCCAAGGCAAGGTGGAAACGGTGGTTCACAGAGTTCCATTGGATCGTCACCTTCAGAGGGATCATCATACCAAGTGTTACAGGCAGGTCAGCCATGCCGCATACAGAACAACCAATTACCACAGTAATACTGTGGAAGGCGAGTAGCCACTGTATCCGCTGCGCAGATGTATACTTACTGAGCTGCCTTTGGTGTTGCCGTAACACAGAACCAGCTTCCGGTAATTATACAACCGTATTTCAGAGAAAAGTCCCAGATAGGAGGGCATGTCTGCCGAGATAAATTGAAGTTAATTAGATTCAGAGGTTACATGATGTCCACGCTGACCGCTGCAGCTCATATACTTACTACTgaactgtaattaattaatcacaaATAGTACAGGATGATGTACTGTTCACAGAGTAAATATAGTGCCATTCTCACCAGGCAGAGCGCAGGAGAACtccagcacacactcatacagctGGCTGATGCTACTCCAGTCATTCAGGAACATCTCCACCACCTTTCTCCCTCCCACAGGCTCCGACAACGGGTTCTCATACGTCAGGTAGACGTGCCGTGTGGACGctgcacaaacgcacacagcaAAGCATCAACCATCCAATCACACACCAGGACCCCTTTGTTACGCGAGCGAGATGGGACTGAAATTCCTTTCTAATATGTGTTGAAGTAGGAGGGTAATCTCACCCTGCTCTTTATTCGAGGTGCTGTTGAGGGGGCAGTTGGCAAAGACCAGCTCTGCCACCCAAGTGCGGTTGTTGCGACCCTGCAGTCTGAAGGtgcagtccagcagagagcgCTCCAGAGTCTTCCTCGTCTCCTCGCTGACGCCTTTCGAGGGCGGCACCCTGGGgaaagagaggagcagggtAGGGAAGGGGCTCAATTGtctgaacacaaacagaaatctCTAGGATATCAGGTTCTTTGTAACCTGAGATTCTGATCAGAGCACCATGCAAGGCCATTTCTTTGAGCAGGTTGCGGCCTGAAACCGAAACGCAAGCTCTAGTTGTGAAGTCTGTAGGGTCTTACCTGAGGACGCGAATAGCATGGGTGCAGCCATCTCCTTCAACCTGGACCCCCTGATGAGGGATTTCCATATTGGACAACTAAACGGAGGGAACAACAATTCAGGAATGTGAGAAAATCATGCTCAGATTACATAATATTTCTTAATGTAAAAACTGAAAGGTGATAAAGCAGGCCTGTACCTCACAGCGCAGGCTGATGAGAGGCATGTTGGTGTCGCACATAGCCACCAGGTGGGCCAGCTCTTTATTGAATGCGCACATCTCCCCTGAGCGCTTGGGCTTCTTAGGCTCAATAGCCACCTGCTCTCCTgaaggcttaaaaaaaaaaaaaaaaaaaaaaaacaaaaaaaaaaaaaagcattgaaaGTCTTTTAATACGCATCAACCTTCACGTGTTCACTCCTACTTCTGTTCTGCGCCCGCGAGCAGACGGCTTCCCACCTTCCGCTTGGCGCCGGGTCGGGCCGCGCGGCCCGAAGAGAGGTCCTGTGCCAGCTCCTCCAGGTTGGGCTTGaactgctgcagcagctgggcGCAGGGCAGCCCCTCCACGCCCTCCAGCTGACTCACGGACAGGAAGTAGTACTTGTACTGCAGCTCTGCGGGGCTGCTGGCCATGTCAAACATTTCAACCACCTGAGGAGAGAAGGGCAGTTAGATCACAGAggcaaaacagaagacaaagccCCTGCTTTCAGTGATGATTTAAGCCGGAAAAATAACAGATgtgtaatggggggggggggggaaacaaaaaACGCAGAAGAATAGAGGGCATGGGGCACGCTTACGATGTAGTACTGCGGCAAGCGGGTGAGCTTGATGAAGAGGCGGTGTTTTGATAGGTTGCCCACTGGGTGAGAGGCAGAATTAGACAAATGCAGAGTATCACTACACAGCGTGGGTAGATGCTTCACGGACTGCCTACACCTCTGC
Coding sequences:
- the si:ch211-218d20.15 gene encoding uncharacterized protein si:ch211-218d20.15, translated to MAAVSLTEPLCQPCGYNDHFKVELYVKKPLMPIHLSPEQVALEMLCLCSQMDLLIRAQVYQFQGQLKQDRSPEESDSFQKQGAEIIDQMNQNLEHLPKPAPLLEDYLDIAGLSVMFPRVEVYIIHGSPVDMLETPPLDGYLPHLGRLNQLLVLSQQLEDDVKHLGSHKYIPHQLAVIYQVLSCLKDILPLSSIKRDIEANFKQMKISLIIEEGAQQEPQLPDQYLSWVSRLTHSIISAVSSLAGQLTEELSPVMAFVSKLS
- the med14 gene encoding mediator of RNA polymerase II transcription subunit 14 isoform X2, whose protein sequence is MAPVQIGSDGQLVPVGGPTSAPQPPPGAPATQGVRLSVLIEFLLQRTYHEITLLAELLPRKTDMERKIEIVQFASRTRQLFVRLLALVKWASNAGKVEKCAMISAFLDQQAFLFVDTADRLASLARDALVHARLPSFAIPFAIDVLTTGSYPRLPTCIRDKIIPPDPITKVEKQTTLNQLNQILRHRLVTTDLPPQLANLTVANGRVKFRVEGEFEATLTVMGDDPDIPWRLLKLEILVEDKETGDGRALVHSMQVNYIHELVQSRLFADEKPLQDMYSCLHSFCLSLQLEVLHSQTLMLIRERWGDLVQVERYLPAKCLTLAVWNQQVLGRKTGTAAVHKVSIKIDETDGSKPLQIFHEPPLPACDSKLMERAMKIDHLSVEKLLIDSVHARSHQKLQELKAILKSSNPTDNSFIETALPTLVIPILEPCGRSECLHIFVDLHSGMFQPMLYGIDQSMLDDIEKTINDDMKRIITWLQQLKFWLGEQRCRQSVKHLPTLCSDTLHLSNSASHPVGNLSKHRLFIKLTRLPQYYIVVEMFDMASSPAELQYKYYFLSVSQLEGVEGLPCAQLLQQFKPNLEELAQDLSSGRAARPGAKRKPSGEQVAIEPKKPKRSGEMCAFNKELAHLVAMCDTNMPLISLRCELSNMEIPHQGVQVEGDGCTHAIRVLRVPPSKGVSEETRKTLERSLLDCTFRLQGRNNRTWVAELVFANCPLNSTSNKEQASTRHVYLTYENPLSEPVGGRKVVEMFLNDWSSISQLYECVLEFSCALPDMPSYLGLFSEIRLYNYRKLVLCYGNTKGSSVTIQWNSVNHRFHLALGTVGPNSGCSNCHNIILHQLQEMFNKTPNVVQLLQVLSDTQAPLNAINKLPTVPMLGLTQRTNTAYQCFSILPQSPTHIRLAFRNMYCIDIYCRSRGVVAIRDGAYSLFDNTKIVEGFYPAPGLKAFLNMFVDSNQDARRRSVNEDDNPPSPVGVDVMDTLMPHVQPQQPIRGQGVYPPLTSPPAPYHSNVAPSPSVMPTQSPGTLDPSSPYPMVSPSQRAGTWPGSPQVSGPSPRIHGMSPGNPSLHSPIPDASHSPRAGPSSQVMPTSMPPPRKLPQRSWAASIPTILTHNALHVLLLPSPTMCLVPGLAGSYLCSPLERFLGSVIMRRHLQRIIQLESNLTIVNSNEPGVIMFKTDVLKCRVALNPKSYQTLQLKVTPENTGPWSQDELQVLEKFFETRVAGPPFKYNTLNAFTKLLGAPTNILRDCVRIMKLELFPDQAAQLKWNVQFCLTIPPSAPPIAPPGTIAVVLKTKMLFFLQLTQRLAGPQEPISIIVPIVYDMATGLTQQADIPRQHSSSGAAALMVSSILRRFNEHHPARPGECTIFASVHELMANFTLNPGGRP
- the med14 gene encoding mediator of RNA polymerase II transcription subunit 14 isoform X1 gives rise to the protein MAPVQIGSDGQLVPVGGPTSAPQPPPGAPATQGVRLSVLIEFLLQRTYHEITLLAELLPRKTDMERKIEIVQFASRTRQLFVRLLALVKWASNAGKVEKCAMISAFLDQQAFLFVDTADRLASLARDALVHARLPSFAIPFAIDVLTTGSYPRLPTCIRDKIIPPDPITKVEKQTTLNQLNQILRHRLVTTDLPPQLANLTVANGRVKFRVEGEFEATLTVMGDDPDIPWRLLKLEILVEDKETGDGRALVHSMQVNYIHELVQSRLFADEKPLQDMYSCLHSFCLSLQLEVLHSQTLMLIRERWGDLVQVERYLPAKCLTLAVWNQQVLGRKTGTAAVHKVSIKIDETDGSKPLQIFHEPPLPACDSKLMERAMKIDHLSVEKLLIDSVHARSHQKLQELKAILKSSNPTDNSFIETALPTLVIPILEPCGRSECLHIFVDLHSGMFQPMLYGIDQSMLDDIEKTINDDMKRIITWLQQLKFWLGEQRCRQSVKHLPTLCSDTLHLSNSASHPVGNLSKHRLFIKLTRLPQYYIVVEMFDMASSPAELQYKYYFLSVSQLEGVEGLPCAQLLQQFKPNLEELAQDLSSGRAARPGAKRKPSGEQVAIEPKKPKRSGEMCAFNKELAHLVAMCDTNMPLISLRCELSNMEIPHQGVQVEGDGCTHAIRVLRVPPSKGVSEETRKTLERSLLDCTFRLQGRNNRTWVAELVFANCPLNSTSNKEQASTRHVYLTYENPLSEPVGGRKVVEMFLNDWSSISQLYECVLEFSCALPDMPSYLGLFSEIRLYNYRKLVLCYGNTKGSSVTIQWNSVNHRFHLALGTVGPNSGCSNCHNIILHQLQEMFNKTPNVVQLLQVLSDTQAPLNAINKLPTVPMLGLTQRTNTAYQCFSILPQSPTHIRLAFRNMYCIDIYCRSRGVVAIRDGAYSLFDNTKIVEGFYPAPGLKAFLNMFVDSNQDARRRSVNEDDNPPSPVGVDVMDTLMPHVQPQQPIRGQGVYPPLTSPPAPYHSNVAPSPSVMPTQSPGNIHAANSPSGALRAPSPFGPTPSPSSLGISMGQTSNFASPHGTLDPSSPYPMVSPSQRAGTWPGSPQVSGPSPRIHGMSPGNPSLHSPIPDASHSPRAGPSSQVMPTSMPPPRKLPQRSWAASIPTILTHNALHVLLLPSPTMCLVPGLAGSYLCSPLERFLGSVIMRRHLQRIIQLESNLTIVNSNEPGVIMFKTDVLKCRVALNPKSYQTLQLKVTPENTGPWSQDELQVLEKFFETRVAGPPFKYNTLNAFTKLLGAPTNILRDCVRIMKLELFPDQAAQLKWNVQFCLTIPPSAPPIAPPGTIAVVLKTKMLFFLQLTQRLAGPQEPISIIVPIVYDMATGLTQQADIPRQHSSSGAAALMVSSILRRFNEHHPARPGECTIFASVHELMANFTLNPGGRP